A genomic stretch from Vibrio neptunius includes:
- the queA gene encoding tRNA preQ1(34) S-adenosylmethionine ribosyltransferase-isomerase QueA encodes MQVSDFHFDLPDELIARYPQPERTASRLLQLDGNSGELSDGTFIDVLEQVQPGDLVVFNNTRVIPARMFGRKESGGKLEVLVERVLDEKSILAHVRCSKSPKPGSTIFIGENDEYSAQMVARHDALFELKFNAEKNVLAVLEEIGHMPLPPYIDRPDEDSDKERYQTVYNEKPGAVAAPTAGLHFDEALLEKIKAKGAEFAYVTLHVGAGTFQPVKVENINDHHMHAEYVEVPQDVVDAINAAKARNGRIIAVGTTSVRSLESAAQDALKKGTALAPFFGDTEIFIYPGYEYQLVDCLITNFHLPESTLIMLVSAFAGYENTMNAYKHAVENKYRFFSYGDSMFIKKKTV; translated from the coding sequence ATGCAAGTATCTGATTTCCACTTTGACTTACCTGATGAGCTGATTGCTCGTTATCCTCAGCCTGAACGTACTGCTAGCCGTTTACTTCAACTGGATGGCAACAGTGGTGAACTAAGCGATGGCACGTTCATTGATGTACTTGAGCAAGTGCAGCCGGGCGATCTCGTGGTTTTCAATAATACTCGTGTGATTCCTGCGCGTATGTTTGGCCGTAAAGAATCAGGCGGTAAGTTGGAAGTATTGGTTGAACGTGTGTTGGATGAAAAAAGCATTCTGGCTCATGTGCGCTGTTCTAAATCGCCTAAACCAGGTTCAACCATCTTCATTGGTGAGAACGACGAGTATTCTGCACAAATGGTTGCCCGCCATGACGCCTTGTTTGAATTGAAATTCAATGCTGAGAAGAACGTGTTGGCGGTTTTGGAAGAGATCGGCCACATGCCACTTCCACCTTATATTGACCGCCCTGACGAAGATTCAGACAAAGAGCGTTACCAAACGGTTTACAATGAAAAACCGGGTGCTGTTGCGGCGCCAACCGCTGGTCTGCATTTTGATGAAGCGCTGCTTGAGAAGATCAAAGCGAAAGGTGCTGAGTTCGCTTATGTGACGCTTCACGTAGGCGCTGGTACATTCCAACCGGTTAAGGTCGAGAATATCAACGACCATCACATGCACGCAGAGTATGTGGAAGTACCGCAAGACGTGGTGGATGCGATTAACGCTGCCAAAGCGCGTAATGGTCGAATCATCGCAGTGGGTACAACTTCGGTACGCTCACTAGAAAGTGCAGCGCAGGATGCATTGAAGAAAGGCACAGCGCTTGCGCCATTCTTTGGTGATACTGAAATCTTTATCTACCCAGGTTACGAATATCAGTTAGTGGATTGTTTAATCACTAACTTCCACCTGCCAGAATCGACACTGATCATGTTGGTCAGTGCATTTGCAGGTTATGAAAATACGATGAACGCATACAAGCATGCAGTCGAAAACAAGTACCGTTTCTTCTCGTATGGCGACTCAATGTTCATTAAAAAGAAAACGGTATAG
- a CDS encoding cytochrome d ubiquinol oxidase subunit II — protein MLDYLPEIYLLLLGFSVFMYAVLDGYDLGVGMLLPSDNEKQRDRMIASIGPFWDANETWLVLAIGILLIAFPTAHSLILTELYLPTAVMLIALIMRGVAFDFRAKANADHKPHWDWCFRVGSLIAALTQGYMVGRYIMGFEQSSEALGFAWLSALCVAAAYVYIGGAWLVLKTAGDLQIRSARWSRRAGWVAATGILVVSVVNPIVNEQVALRWFSFPEMLLLAPVPIIVLMTIFLVDRYLRQVPMVNDLGARWPFFGVTVIFALSFLGLAYSFFPEVVPGMMTAKQAASSPATLMIVGYGVMVVMPMILLYTFAVYRIFKGKATELSYK, from the coding sequence ATGCTCGACTATTTGCCGGAAATTTATCTGCTGCTGCTTGGTTTCTCAGTCTTTATGTACGCTGTGCTAGACGGTTATGATTTGGGTGTAGGTATGTTGCTACCGAGCGACAATGAAAAGCAGCGTGATCGAATGATTGCTTCCATAGGGCCGTTTTGGGATGCGAATGAAACTTGGTTGGTGTTGGCGATCGGTATTTTACTGATTGCCTTTCCTACGGCACACAGTTTGATCCTGACTGAACTTTACTTACCGACAGCCGTTATGTTGATTGCGCTTATCATGCGTGGTGTCGCGTTTGACTTTCGAGCGAAGGCCAATGCAGACCATAAACCACATTGGGATTGGTGCTTCAGAGTCGGTTCATTGATCGCTGCGTTGACGCAAGGTTATATGGTCGGTCGTTACATTATGGGGTTTGAGCAAAGTAGTGAAGCTCTGGGTTTTGCTTGGTTGAGTGCTTTGTGTGTCGCTGCGGCTTATGTCTATATCGGTGGCGCTTGGTTGGTATTGAAAACCGCAGGCGATCTGCAGATCCGTTCCGCACGATGGTCCCGAAGAGCGGGGTGGGTTGCCGCCACTGGCATCTTGGTTGTCAGTGTTGTGAATCCGATAGTCAATGAACAGGTTGCATTGCGCTGGTTTAGTTTCCCTGAAATGTTACTACTGGCCCCCGTGCCGATCATCGTGTTGATGACGATATTCCTTGTTGATCGCTATCTTCGTCAGGTTCCTATGGTCAATGACCTTGGTGCTCGCTGGCCGTTCTTTGGGGTTACGGTGATCTTTGCTTTGAGTTTCCTTGGACTTGCTTATAGCTTTTTTCCTGAGGTAGTGCCGGGAATGATGACAGCCAAGCAGGCGGCTTCTTCCCCTGCGACTTTGATGATTGTCGGTTATGGTGTGATGGTCGTAATGCCGATGATCTTACTTTATACCTTCGCGGTTTATCGAATCTTCAAAGGTAAGGCGACGGAGCTAAGCTACAAATAG
- the secD gene encoding protein translocase subunit SecD: MLNRYPLWKYLMVVFTIAIAALYALPNIYGEDPAIQVTGARGASVDMSTLDSVTEALDEKGLSHKSIALENGSILVRFNDTDTQISARDVINEALGKDKIVALNLAPATPDWLEAVGAAPMKLGLDLRGGVHFLMEVDMDAAMEKLVSQQEEAFRSELREEKIRYRAIRPSGQESVEVLLRNEEQLADAKRLLQQNHPDMIFVDAETDGRFTLTATFTEQRLTEIRNYAVEQNITILRNRVNELGVAEPLVQRQGASRIVVELPGVQDTARAKEILGATATLEFREVDDKADLAAAASGRAPAGSEIKQDRDGRPVVLKKRVILGGSSITDASSSVDEYGRPQVNISLDSEGGNKMSAFSKKNIGKLMATVFAEYKDSGRKTADGRVILTKHEEVINQATIQSALGRNFRITGIDSAAEAHNLALLLRAGALIAPISIVEERTIGPSMGQQNIDMGIMACIWGMAAVMLFTLLYYRKFGLIANTALMVNLVLIIGVMSMIPGATMTLPGIAGIVLTVGMAVDANVLIFERIREELRDGRNPQQAIHQGYANAFSTIADANITTLITAIILFAVGTGAIKGFAVTLSIGILTSMFTAIIGTRCIVNLMYGGKRINKLSI; encoded by the coding sequence GTGCTTAACCGCTATCCGTTATGGAAGTATTTGATGGTGGTGTTTACCATCGCTATCGCAGCATTGTATGCACTTCCAAATATCTACGGTGAAGATCCGGCAATTCAAGTTACAGGGGCGCGTGGCGCCTCTGTAGATATGTCAACGCTGGATTCTGTCACTGAAGCTCTTGATGAAAAGGGCTTATCTCATAAATCCATTGCTCTCGAAAATGGATCCATTCTTGTACGCTTCAACGATACCGACACTCAGATAAGTGCTCGCGATGTGATCAATGAAGCACTAGGTAAAGACAAAATTGTTGCTCTTAATCTAGCCCCTGCAACACCTGACTGGTTAGAAGCGGTTGGCGCAGCGCCAATGAAGCTCGGCCTTGACCTTCGCGGTGGTGTTCACTTCCTGATGGAAGTGGATATGGACGCAGCGATGGAAAAGCTGGTCAGCCAGCAGGAAGAAGCGTTCCGTAGTGAACTGCGTGAAGAAAAGATTCGCTATCGTGCGATTCGTCCTTCAGGTCAAGAATCTGTTGAAGTCTTACTGCGTAATGAAGAGCAGCTTGCGGATGCCAAACGCTTACTGCAGCAAAACCATCCTGATATGATATTTGTCGATGCAGAGACTGATGGTCGTTTTACTCTGACGGCTACCTTTACTGAGCAACGCCTGACCGAAATTCGCAACTACGCTGTGGAGCAGAACATTACCATTCTGCGCAACCGTGTAAACGAACTGGGTGTGGCTGAACCACTTGTACAGCGTCAGGGCGCAAGCCGAATTGTTGTTGAACTGCCAGGTGTTCAGGACACCGCTCGTGCGAAGGAAATTCTGGGTGCGACGGCAACGCTTGAATTCCGCGAAGTCGACGACAAAGCGGATCTCGCTGCAGCAGCTAGTGGTCGCGCGCCAGCGGGTAGTGAAATCAAGCAAGATCGAGATGGTCGTCCAGTTGTGCTTAAAAAGCGTGTAATCCTAGGCGGTTCGAGCATCACTGATGCGAGCTCAAGTGTGGATGAATATGGTCGCCCTCAAGTTAACATCTCACTAGATAGCGAAGGTGGTAACAAGATGTCAGCGTTCTCTAAGAAGAACATTGGCAAGCTGATGGCAACCGTGTTTGCTGAATATAAAGACAGCGGACGCAAGACGGCAGATGGTCGCGTTATCCTGACTAAGCATGAAGAAGTGATTAACCAAGCAACGATTCAATCAGCGCTTGGCCGTAACTTCCGCATCACAGGTATCGATTCGGCGGCTGAAGCGCACAACCTGGCACTATTGCTTCGTGCAGGTGCTCTGATTGCGCCGATTTCTATTGTTGAAGAACGGACAATTGGTCCATCTATGGGTCAACAGAACATCGACATGGGTATCATGGCGTGTATCTGGGGTATGGCGGCAGTTATGCTATTCACGCTGCTTTACTACCGTAAGTTTGGTCTGATTGCCAATACCGCGCTGATGGTAAACCTTGTACTGATTATTGGTGTGATGTCGATGATTCCGGGCGCAACAATGACCTTGCCTGGTATCGCCGGTATTGTTCTGACAGTCGGCATGGCGGTCGATGCTAACGTCTTGATTTTCGAACGGATACGTGAAGAGTTACGTGACGGGCGAAACCCTCAGCAGGCGATTCATCAAGGTTATGCGAACGCATTCAGCACCATTGCCGATGCCAACATCACCACCTTGATTACCGCAATTATCCTGTTTGCTGTAGGTACAGGCGCAATCAAAGGCTTCGCGGTGACACTGTCTATCGGTATCTTAACGTCTATGTTTACTGCCATCATTGGTACACGTTGTATCGTGAACCTAATGTACGGTGGTAAGCGCATCAACAAACTGTCGATCTAA
- a CDS encoding cytochrome ubiquinol oxidase subunit I, whose protein sequence is MLDTLMLSRIQFAANISFHILFPTITIALAWMLVFFKWRYNRSQSPIWLDVYYFWVKVFALTFALGVVSGITMSFQFGTNWPGFMERVGNVAGPLLGYEVMTAFFMEATFLGVMLFGRGRVAEWFHTLATVLVAVGTTMSAFWILVLNSWMHTPNGYEVIDGIVHVTSWKEVILNPSLPYRFGHTLLASALTASFLIAGISAYQVLKQPDHRAAQLGLRVSLFAAAGFIPLQIFVGDLHGLNTLEHQPAKIAAMEGVWETEKGAPLLLFAIPNEEQRSNDFEIGIPNLASLILTHDIDGEIKGLNEFTPNHPPVKPLFFGFRIMVGVGVLMLFVSWYGAVKLARGSGLPKPYLMIVVAMTFSGWVATLAGWYVTEIGRQPWLVSGVLRTSEAVTSVASSSVMISLMMYLATYALLLVAYIHTLFYLARKDVTAHQVPLIQQEAQ, encoded by the coding sequence ATGTTAGATACCCTCATGCTGTCGCGGATACAGTTCGCCGCCAATATCAGCTTTCACATTCTTTTCCCGACCATCACAATAGCGTTAGCTTGGATGCTGGTCTTTTTTAAATGGCGCTACAATCGCTCACAATCACCAATCTGGTTGGATGTATACTATTTTTGGGTAAAAGTTTTTGCTTTAACCTTTGCTCTCGGCGTGGTGTCAGGCATCACCATGAGTTTCCAATTTGGCACCAATTGGCCCGGTTTTATGGAACGAGTCGGAAATGTTGCTGGCCCCTTGCTCGGTTATGAAGTCATGACTGCTTTTTTCATGGAAGCGACATTTCTTGGCGTTATGCTATTTGGACGTGGACGGGTTGCGGAGTGGTTTCATACCTTGGCGACGGTACTGGTTGCTGTCGGTACCACGATGTCTGCATTTTGGATTTTAGTCCTCAACAGTTGGATGCATACCCCAAATGGCTATGAAGTGATTGACGGCATCGTTCACGTAACGAGCTGGAAAGAGGTTATTCTTAATCCTTCTCTACCATATCGTTTTGGTCATACTTTACTAGCCTCTGCTTTGACGGCGAGCTTTCTGATCGCGGGTATCTCGGCTTACCAAGTGCTGAAACAACCCGATCATCGTGCCGCGCAATTGGGTCTGAGAGTATCACTATTCGCGGCGGCAGGTTTTATTCCTCTACAGATATTTGTTGGTGACTTGCATGGTTTAAACACGCTGGAACATCAACCCGCAAAAATCGCGGCGATGGAAGGGGTATGGGAAACCGAAAAAGGTGCACCATTGCTGCTCTTCGCTATACCAAATGAGGAACAGCGTAGTAATGACTTCGAGATAGGCATTCCCAACCTGGCAAGTTTGATATTGACTCACGACATTGATGGCGAAATAAAGGGCCTTAATGAGTTTACTCCCAATCATCCACCAGTAAAGCCGTTATTTTTTGGTTTTAGAATCATGGTCGGTGTTGGAGTGTTGATGCTGTTTGTCAGTTGGTATGGTGCAGTGAAGCTTGCGCGCGGCTCTGGCCTACCCAAACCTTATTTGATGATCGTTGTAGCAATGACATTTTCCGGTTGGGTGGCAACTTTAGCTGGCTGGTACGTTACGGAAATTGGACGACAGCCTTGGTTGGTGAGTGGTGTGCTACGCACTTCTGAAGCAGTAACGTCAGTAGCTTCAAGTAGTGTGATGATTTCTCTAATGATGTATTTAGCTACCTACGCGTTGTTACTGGTGGCTTACATTCACACCCTGTTTTATTTGGCACGTAAAGATGTTACTGCCCATCAAGTACCACTGATCCAACAGGAGGCGCAATGA
- a CDS encoding YfhL family 4Fe-4S dicluster ferredoxin encodes MALLITDKCINCDMCDPECPNGAITMGDTIFEIDPDLCTECKGHYEKPTCQSVCPITKCIITDPNHVETEEELLEKFVIIQGLA; translated from the coding sequence ATGGCGTTGTTGATCACGGATAAGTGCATTAACTGTGATATGTGTGACCCCGAGTGCCCAAACGGCGCAATTACCATGGGTGACACTATCTTTGAGATCGACCCCGATCTTTGCACTGAATGTAAAGGCCACTATGAGAAGCCGACCTGCCAGTCGGTGTGCCCAATCACTAAGTGCATCATCACCGACCCAAATCATGTCGAGACTGAAGAAGAGTTGTTAGAAAAGTTCGTCATCATCCAAGGGTTAGCCTAA
- a CDS encoding substrate-binding domain-containing protein, whose product MARRMIYLLALIFSSFSFAKDCIGVVPAGSVHDFWKSVKAGSEKAGQELGLKIYFRGPHDESDVSAQRFIIDQVMENACIGLVLAPNTQDRAYDVARLKEAGVPTVYFDRDTGSPDVVSVIATNNYQAGVIAGQEMAKKLGNKGKVALLRMKKGVISTDAREKGFTDGATASGLSITIDNYLGTKIGEARKNAEQILAQKTGKLDGIFTPNESTTLAVLMALDTTPSTQELVHIGFDSNDSLVNALENGSIYGLIIQQPFEMGYKSVYTVYQAFLGQEYSKNIATETIFVTKENMLLPSVNQALLMKYD is encoded by the coding sequence ATGGCACGACGAATGATTTACTTACTTGCTCTGATTTTCAGCTCTTTTTCGTTTGCCAAAGATTGTATTGGTGTGGTCCCAGCGGGCTCCGTGCATGACTTCTGGAAATCAGTCAAAGCAGGAAGTGAAAAAGCAGGCCAAGAGTTAGGCCTTAAAATTTACTTTCGTGGCCCCCACGATGAGTCCGATGTCAGTGCTCAGCGCTTCATCATAGATCAAGTCATGGAGAATGCCTGTATTGGCTTAGTCTTAGCACCAAATACCCAAGATAGGGCCTATGATGTCGCCCGTTTGAAAGAAGCGGGGGTACCCACAGTCTACTTTGATCGCGATACTGGCTCCCCTGATGTGGTTAGTGTTATTGCAACCAACAACTACCAAGCAGGCGTAATAGCTGGCCAGGAGATGGCCAAAAAGTTAGGGAATAAAGGTAAGGTGGCATTGCTTAGAATGAAAAAGGGCGTGATATCCACCGATGCTCGTGAAAAGGGCTTTACCGACGGCGCTACAGCATCAGGGCTTAGTATCACTATCGATAACTACCTAGGTACTAAAATTGGCGAGGCGCGCAAAAACGCAGAGCAAATTCTTGCACAGAAAACTGGCAAACTAGACGGCATATTTACACCGAATGAATCGACAACGTTAGCTGTTCTCATGGCACTCGATACTACTCCATCTACACAAGAATTGGTTCATATCGGCTTCGACTCCAATGACTCTCTGGTGAATGCACTAGAAAACGGTTCTATTTATGGACTGATCATCCAGCAACCTTTCGAAATGGGCTACAAAAGCGTCTATACCGTGTATCAAGCCTTCCTCGGTCAAGAATACTCCAAAAACATCGCTACTGAGACCATTTTTGTCACCAAGGAAAACATGCTTCTGCCTAGCGTCAATCAGGCATTGTTAATGAAATACGATTGA
- the secF gene encoding protein translocase subunit SecF — MFQILKADKLIDFMRWSKFAFVLSILMIGASIFTLSTKWLNWGLDFTGGTLIEVGFEQPADLEEIRTALEAKGFGDATVQNFGSARDVMVRLRPRDGVAGEALGNQILSAIKDGTGESVEMRRIEFVGPNVGDELTEAGGLAIIVSLICILIYVSVRFEWRLAAGAVLALAHDVIITLGVFSLMQIEVDLTIVAALLTVVGYSLNDTIVVFDRIRENFRKMRKGEPAEIMNSSITQTLSRTLITSGTTLFVVIALFTQGGAMIHGFATALLLGITVGTYSSIYVASALALKLGITKEHLMPPQVEKEGAEFDEMP; from the coding sequence ATGTTTCAGATTCTAAAAGCAGACAAATTGATCGACTTTATGCGTTGGTCGAAATTCGCCTTCGTGCTGTCGATCCTGATGATTGGTGCGTCGATTTTTACTCTTTCTACCAAGTGGTTGAACTGGGGCCTAGACTTCACTGGCGGTACGCTGATTGAAGTTGGCTTTGAGCAGCCAGCCGATTTGGAAGAGATTCGTACTGCGCTGGAAGCAAAAGGTTTTGGTGACGCAACGGTTCAAAACTTTGGTAGTGCTCGTGATGTGATGGTGCGTTTGCGCCCTCGTGATGGTGTTGCTGGTGAAGCGTTGGGCAACCAGATTCTTTCTGCTATCAAAGACGGCACAGGTGAAAGCGTTGAAATGCGCCGTATTGAGTTTGTCGGACCAAACGTAGGTGATGAGCTAACCGAAGCTGGTGGCTTGGCGATCATCGTTTCTCTTATCTGTATCCTGATTTACGTTTCGGTACGATTTGAATGGCGTTTAGCGGCTGGTGCGGTACTTGCTCTGGCACACGACGTTATCATTACGCTTGGCGTGTTCTCCTTGATGCAAATCGAGGTTGACCTGACAATTGTGGCTGCCTTGCTGACGGTAGTGGGGTACTCGCTCAACGATACCATTGTTGTATTTGACCGTATTCGTGAAAACTTCCGCAAGATGCGTAAAGGCGAACCAGCTGAAATCATGAACAGCTCAATCACACAAACATTGAGCCGTACCTTGATTACATCCGGTACTACATTGTTCGTAGTGATTGCTCTGTTCACCCAAGGCGGCGCTATGATTCATGGCTTCGCCACCGCACTTCTACTGGGTATCACTGTGGGTACATACTCTTCAATCTATGTGGCTTCGGCACTGGCATTGAAACTGGGTATTACAAAAGAACATTTGATGCCGCCTCAAGTTGAGAAAGAAGGCGCAGAGTTTGACGAAATGCCATAA
- the yajC gene encoding preprotein translocase subunit YajC, whose translation MINQAHAAAEGAPAGGGFEMLIMLGMFAVIFYFMIYRPQAKRVKEHKSLMSSMSKGDEVLTSGGLVGKITKIAEDNDYISIELNTNNEVVIKKDFVTAVLPKGTLKSL comes from the coding sequence ATGATTAATCAAGCTCACGCAGCAGCAGAAGGCGCACCAGCAGGTGGTGGTTTCGAAATGCTAATCATGCTTGGCATGTTCGCGGTCATTTTCTACTTTATGATTTACCGTCCACAAGCTAAGCGCGTGAAAGAACACAAGAGCCTAATGTCTTCCATGAGTAAAGGTGATGAAGTTCTAACTAGCGGTGGCCTAGTAGGTAAAATCACTAAGATTGCAGAAGACAACGACTACATCTCAATCGAGCTAAACACGAATAACGAAGTTGTTATCAAGAAAGATTTCGTTACTGCAGTGCTACCAAAGGGTACGCTGAAGTCTCTATAA
- the tgt gene encoding tRNA guanosine(34) transglycosylase Tgt — MKLKFDLKKKDGVARRGQLTFERGTVQTPAFMPVGTYGTVKGMTPEEVKGTGAEILLGNTFHLWLRPGQEIMKMHGDLHDFMNWHGPILTDSGGFQVFSLGDIRKITEEGVHFRNPVNGDKIFMDAEKSMEIQKDLGSDIVMIFDECTPYPATHAEAKKSMEMSLRWAQRSRDHFDKLENENNLFGIVQGGVYEDLRDVSVKGLTEIGFDGYAVGGLAVGEPKEDMHRILEHTCPQLPEDKPRYLMGVGKPEDLVEGVRRGIDMFDCVMPTRNARNGHLFVTGGVIKIRNAKHKTDTTPLDPECDCYTCQNYSKSYLHHLDRCNEILGARLNTIHNLRYYQRVMESIRKAIDEDRFDEFVKEFYERRGREVPPLAKEQ; from the coding sequence GTGAAGTTAAAATTTGATCTTAAGAAGAAAGATGGTGTTGCACGTCGTGGTCAACTGACCTTTGAGCGTGGTACGGTTCAGACACCTGCGTTTATGCCAGTTGGTACTTACGGTACTGTTAAAGGTATGACGCCTGAAGAAGTAAAAGGCACAGGTGCAGAGATTCTGCTTGGCAACACTTTCCACCTTTGGTTACGCCCAGGTCAGGAAATTATGAAAATGCATGGCGACTTGCACGATTTCATGAACTGGCACGGTCCTATCCTGACAGACTCAGGTGGTTTTCAGGTATTTAGTCTAGGTGACATCCGCAAAATCACTGAAGAGGGCGTACACTTCCGTAACCCTGTAAACGGCGACAAGATTTTCATGGACGCAGAAAAGTCGATGGAAATCCAAAAAGATCTCGGGTCTGACATTGTGATGATCTTTGACGAATGTACGCCATACCCAGCGACACACGCAGAAGCGAAAAAGTCAATGGAAATGTCGCTGCGTTGGGCACAGCGCTCACGTGATCATTTCGACAAGCTTGAAAACGAGAACAACCTATTTGGTATTGTTCAGGGTGGCGTTTACGAAGACCTACGTGATGTATCGGTGAAAGGCTTGACAGAAATTGGCTTCGACGGCTACGCAGTCGGTGGTTTGGCCGTTGGTGAACCAAAAGAAGACATGCACCGTATTCTTGAGCACACCTGCCCACAGCTTCCGGAAGACAAACCTCGTTACTTAATGGGTGTTGGCAAACCAGAAGATTTAGTAGAAGGTGTACGTCGCGGTATTGATATGTTTGACTGTGTAATGCCAACACGTAATGCTCGTAATGGTCACCTATTTGTGACTGGTGGTGTGATCAAGATCCGTAATGCGAAACATAAAACGGATACAACACCATTGGATCCTGAATGTGACTGTTACACTTGTCAAAATTACTCTAAGTCATACCTCCATCACTTAGATCGCTGTAATGAAATTTTAGGTGCTCGCCTGAATACCATTCACAACTTGCGCTACTACCAACGTGTGATGGAAAGTATCCGTAAGGCGATTGATGAAGATCGTTTTGATGAGTTCGTCAAAGAGTTCTATGAGCGTCGTGGCCGTGAAGTGCCGCCACTGGCGAAGGAACAGTAA
- the yegQ gene encoding tRNA 5-hydroxyuridine modification protein YegQ, with translation MTTEKAFVPELLSPAGSLKNMRYAFAYGADAVYAGQPRYSLRVRNNEFNHENLKIGIDEAHAQGKKLYVVCNIQPHNSKLKTFIRDLKPVVEMGPDALIMSDPGLIMMVREAFPEMPIHLSVQANAVNWATVKFWAANGVERVIVSRELSLEEIEEIRQHCPETELEVFVHGALCMAYSGRCLLSGYINKRDPNQGTCTNACRWEYNVEKGKENDSGDIVEAFDPNEAQAVEVQDERPEATLGLGKPTDEVVLLSESHRPEEKMAAFEDEHGTYIMNSKDLRAIQHVERLTKMGVHSLKIEGRTKSFYYCARTAQVYRKAIDDAVAGKPFDESLMTTLESLAHRGYTEGFLRRHTHDTYQNYDYGYSVSDAQQFVGEFTGKRRGDLAEVEVKNKFLVGDSLELMTPKGNVVFTLEAMENRKSQPVDDAKGNGHFVFIPVPQDMDLEYGLLMRNLNNGQDTRNPTGK, from the coding sequence ATGACAACTGAGAAAGCATTCGTACCTGAGCTACTGTCACCAGCGGGTAGCCTGAAAAATATGCGTTACGCCTTTGCCTATGGTGCAGACGCGGTATACGCAGGCCAGCCTCGTTACAGCCTTCGCGTACGTAACAACGAGTTCAACCACGAAAACCTAAAAATTGGTATCGACGAAGCGCACGCCCAAGGCAAAAAGCTTTACGTGGTATGTAACATCCAGCCGCACAACTCCAAGCTAAAGACCTTCATCCGTGACCTGAAACCGGTGGTTGAAATGGGCCCTGATGCGCTCATCATGTCAGATCCTGGTCTGATTATGATGGTTCGTGAAGCATTCCCAGAAATGCCAATTCACCTGTCCGTTCAAGCCAACGCCGTCAACTGGGCAACGGTTAAATTCTGGGCAGCTAATGGCGTTGAACGTGTGATTGTTTCTCGCGAGCTTTCTCTGGAAGAGATCGAAGAAATTCGTCAGCACTGCCCTGAAACTGAACTTGAAGTGTTCGTTCATGGTGCGCTTTGTATGGCTTACTCTGGTCGTTGTCTCCTATCTGGTTACATCAACAAGCGTGATCCTAACCAAGGTACATGCACCAATGCATGTCGTTGGGAATACAACGTCGAAAAAGGCAAAGAGAACGACTCTGGCGATATCGTTGAAGCCTTCGACCCCAATGAAGCACAAGCGGTTGAAGTGCAAGATGAGCGCCCTGAGGCAACACTTGGTCTAGGTAAGCCAACCGACGAAGTGGTACTGCTTTCTGAAAGCCACCGCCCAGAAGAAAAGATGGCGGCGTTTGAAGATGAGCACGGCACTTACATCATGAACTCAAAAGACCTGCGTGCCATTCAGCACGTTGAGCGTCTGACTAAAATGGGTGTCCACTCACTCAAGATTGAAGGTCGTACTAAGTCATTCTACTACTGTGCACGTACTGCACAGGTTTATCGTAAAGCGATCGACGATGCTGTCGCGGGCAAGCCATTCGATGAAAGCCTGATGACCACGCTTGAGAGCCTAGCTCACCGTGGCTATACAGAGGGCTTCCTGCGTCGTCATACGCACGATACTTACCAAAATTACGACTACGGTTATTCCGTATCTGATGCACAGCAATTTGTCGGTGAATTCACGGGGAAGCGCCGTGGTGATTTAGCTGAAGTTGAAGTAAAAAACAAATTCTTGGTTGGTGACAGCCTTGAGCTTATGACACCAAAAGGCAACGTTGTCTTTACTCTCGAAGCGATGGAAAACCGTAAATCACAACCCGTTGATGACGCAAAAGGAAACGGCCACTTTGTTTTCATTCCTGTACCTCAGGACATGGACTTAGAATACGGCCTGTTAATGCGCAATCTTAATAATGGTCAGGATACCCGTAACCCAACAGGTAAATAA